The sequence TTCGACAAAACACTTTCAATGTATGTCACATCATAGTTTTTGTGACTGGTTTCAAGATATGAACAAGTAAATTATTATGCAAATTATGAGTGAGTTGTTAACTTATGTATTCTTTAGTTCAGTATTGGGTTATTGAAAGAGATCTGATTTGAGTCTACTCTAGTTTGTTAATTCAAAGTCTGTTCCTAGTCCATCACTTGTGGATGTGTAATATAGTTCTTAATTGCAGCTATATGTTAGTatttaaatataacaaattcTGAGAGGAGCTTGTAACATTTATAAGCAAAGTGATAAGGACCTTGAAATTTGCATTATGTATGTAAACTGAAGTTGCTTCTAGCATTTACAAATTTAATGATACCTTTGACCTGGAGTTGTTAAATATAACTTATATCGCCTCTTTTTTTCCCATAAGCCACTGTAAGTAGGGTAAATTTGAGAATGCTATGCACACAATTTGAATGCTGAGGCTGAATTGGAAGTAATATTGGAGGGGTATAATCTGATATGCCTGTGATGGGGACAAACACTCTACGAGAACCATGAAGCAGAATGAGGAATGTATAGTAAGATCATATAAACTTGTTCAAAAGAGGAAAAGTTGATACTCTAAGAGGTATTTTGTTGGAGTTGAAACTGCTAAAGATGCAAGCAGAAATGAGGGATCAGGGTTGCCAACTTCATATAGTTCAAATAATGATTGTTTTGATCAGCtggttaatttttataaaaattataaaagtaaatAGTAAAAATAGTTGGATTTGATCTATAATGGAAGTAGGTAATTCAACATTTCAAGATGCccttttccttataaaatacattttgaACTCCAGCTGATTCTAGTTTCCTTTATTCCAGTTCACTTCAGGTGCTAGTAGTATAGCACAGAAAGCAGGAGTTGCTGCGCTAGGACTGGGATATGCTGGTGGGGAAGCTGTTTCTATCATGGTAAAAGCATTCAGGGAGCGGCGGGATTTCTTGGTTAAAAGCTTTGGAGAATTGGAAGGTGTTAAGATATCAGAACCCAAGGTACCAACTTTAATTATCAATTTGCTCCTGCTTTTGGACAACTGATGCACTTTTCTGTCAGATAATTGTTCTTGCCCCTTTTCAATGCTCTTTCTTCCCCTCctgatcatcatcatcaccacatTTTTCACTTGTAGGGAGCTTTCTATCTCTTCATCGATTTCAGCTCTTACTATGGAACTGAGGCTGAAGGATTTGGTAAAATTGAGAATTCAGAGTCCCTCTGCCGATATTTGCTGGATGAGGGTCAGGTATGCTTAATTGAATGCTGTTTCATAAAAtatcttttctcaaaaatttaattttagtgCTTCTCTTAGATTAATTGAGAAgggatggattttttttcatgccaataaattaaaaatctctGAGTGATTTCTTTAATGCCAATTTTGTAAGAAACTACTTTTTCACTCTATATGAAGTCCATAGGGAGTAAAATGTGTGTGGAGCAGTTCATTCTTCCTAATTGGTTAATGGCTGTTACTGACAGGTTGCGCTAGTCCCAGGGGATGCATTTGGGGATGACAGCTGCATCCGTATTTCTTATGCAGCGTCCCTCACAACCCTTCAGGCAGCTGTGGAGAGAATTAAGAAAGCACTTCTCCTTCTCAGGCGAGCTGTCCCTGTTTGATGTAGATAATTACTCTACTACTAAGGCAAAATATTATGATTTCGTTGTTCCTTTCTTAGCTTCCAAAATGTTTATTGCaataattagtttgggaaaaagGATGACACGTTGGTCATCTTGCGGTTCATTTGCCTTGTTTTCCCCTGCTGGAGTTTGTATTTGATGGTAAAAGTGCAAACGAGGATAAACTTGGACATTGGCTTTGCATGACGTTTTCAGTGATGTATCAAATGTTTATAGTATGTGCAACTGAAGAGCAATTGAATAATTCAGGTTGTGTGGCATTTCCATCATTGGCAATCGGCATTTCCTTGTGTCGTTTACTTCCGTACCGAATAAGAGAAAGCCAACACTTGTAATGTCGGGTTTTAgcatatacaaaattttttaatgctaAAACCAACAAACTGGGTAAAGCCGAACTCATTTTAAGTGTAGCTGTCATTTCCATAAGGATCATTGGGTTCGACTGTCTATTCAAGTTTGTTGTATGAAAGTGGAGCTATCTATCAAGGAACTTCACTCTTGTTTGGGATTAAGATTAGATTAAATCTATGTTTAAAGGCTAACTAAATTGACTGGACAATTTTAGAACCATCTCTTTTGGGTTCTCCAGATACCAATATGCAGAAATTAGAAGCTACTTTCGTGTTGACAATTTCTCTCGGTCTGATTGTGACGAAAACATTCACGTCGTTGCGCTGCGCCCTAAAAAAAAGACCATGGTTTTCAATATTTACAATACTATCACTTGCTTGTGTAAAAAGTTATGTTACTAGGATCTGAAATTACGTGGGTAAATATGTTTTACAGTTCCGTGGTGCCTTCTTTTGGTGGTAAACATATTCAGGTTAAGATGGTAGGCAATATTCTTGCCTAGAAGACTTTGCTTAAAACGTTACAACATCTTCATAATTAATAACTTAATGGATTGAGAAAGTTGAACTTTTCCCAAAGGTTTCGTCCAAGAGTTTCCCCTTTCGAACTCAAAAGCAATAGAAGAGCAAGAGAACGAGGAAAGGTAGTCCGTGTTCGTTGTAATAATATTCCAATCTACCTGGAATACCTTTAAATAGAACATCCTCAAGAAGCTAAGGACCCCTTCATTCAAAGCCTAAACATACATTTGACTTGAACTACAAGAAAATCAATCTCAGCAAGAATTCTCTTCTTCTATCTgcacttttctcttttcttcttcttacttCATCCATTTAAGACAATCATGGTGATGACATTGAACCTGCACAAAAGCCTGAAACGGAAAAGACAGGTAATACCGATAAGAGACTTTGAAATGGAGGCTTATAACTCAGGAAAAGAAGGCATGATAGAGATTGTGTTCTTTGACTTGGAAACAAATGTGCCCAATAGAGCTGGGCAACGTTTCTGGGTATTGGAGTTTGGTGCAATTGTGGTTTGTCCCCAGAAACTTGTTGAACTAGAGAGCTATAGCACGCTGATAAGGCCCAAAGATTTGTCTGTGGTTTCTTTGAAGTCAAGTCGATGTGATGGGATAACAAGGGCAGCTGTTGCGAATGCACCAAGCTTTGAACAAGTTGCTGACAAGATATTCAGCATTTTGAATGGTAGGGTGTGGGCAGGCCACAACATTCAAAGATTCGATTGCATTCGTATTAAAGAGGCCTTTGCTGATATTGGTAGGCCTGCACCAGAACCTGTTGGAATGATTGATTCTTTAGGGGTCTTAACTGAAAAGTTTGGCAGAAGATCTGGCAATATGAAGGTATGTACAtagcatatattttttgatgaagTACGTACATAGCATATGACTGTACATTGAGAAGGTATATATCTCATGCTTCATATACATGCATGTTCTCTCCCATAGTGTGTGCCCCATAGCTGCACGCTATGAGAAGGAAGATGTATATATTTGATCATGATATAATTATTGTTGTACATGAGGTTTTGCAACAAGTTTTTGTGACATTTAATGAATTTAATGCAACTGTCTAATCCATGATAGGTCAAATTAATGGTGTTCTTAGGTCTTTATGCAACTATGTGCTTTCTTTATTGAATCTAGATTACATGGGGGGTTTTTGTACTTATTATTACTGTAATTTCTCATACAATCAGAACAATCTTGATCCCTCGTCTCTTTTTGTTAGATGGCATCGTTGGCTACATACTTTGGGCTTGGGCAGCAAAAGCACAGGTATGGAAATAATTTGTCTTGTTTGTATACTTAAAATAATGCTcagtctatttttttttccttgatagaAATAATAATGCTTAGTCCTTTATTTAAATGAATTCATAACGACGGTTTTAACTTTAACTATGTTAAACAGGAGCCTTGATGATGTCCGAATGAACTTGGAGGTCCTCAAGCATTGTGCAACAGTGCTATTCTTGGTATGCACTAGATTTCCAAACTGGCCTTGATCTTAAAGTCTTTCAATTCAATTCATGCAACAATATACACTAAGATCACATATAAAAATGTTGAAGCtattaattttactataaaatatttacaaattgacGTGTTAATAATTGTGCATGATTAATAAATATtacatcaacaacataataaataagatttttaactacttttctattttgtgtttattgATACATGAGTTAGTTATAAGACgtagataataaaatttatagtattgaTTGTGGTGTTATGGTATTAGGAATCAAGTCTCCCAAACGTATTGAACGGCAAGTGGCAAGGCTCTCCAACAATTATGACAATAAGTAGAACAAACGGAAAATTGCAATACAGAGAAGAAGCTAGCCAGAAATCTCCCCAAATTAGTTCTATTGGATATCAGAAATCAGTTCCCTATACAAGAGGAAGTTTGCGAAAggttttaatttcacttttctcTTGTTATATATTGTGCATGCATGGTTAATCATATGTAAAATGACACTTACAGTGACAAAATGAATGTCACAACTGAAAACAGGTGACAGAGAGAGTATGAAATCTATTGTGTAAAGCTCAAGGAAAACAAACCATTAACAGCTTACTCAAGCATTCTCACACGCTGCTACGTTGAATCAGATGATCAAGGCATGCATGTCCATCCGACTTTGTTTCTTATTTGAAACAACGGAGTTCACGTAACTTTCAACggtggaagaaaaaaaaagctagcTCATGTTCAAGGTGttcatttttcaattgaaatgGAGACTC is a genomic window of Quercus lobata isolate SW786 chromosome 2, ValleyOak3.0 Primary Assembly, whole genome shotgun sequence containing:
- the LOC115978397 gene encoding protein NEN4-like isoform X2, translated to MVMTLNLHKSLKRKRQVIPIRDFEMEAYNSGKEGMIEIVFFDLETNVPNRAGQRFWVLEFGAIVVCPQKLVELESYSTLIRPKDLSVVSLKSSRCDGITRAAVANAPSFEQVADKIFSILNGRVWAGHNIQRFDCIRIKEAFADIGRPAPEPVGMIDSLGVLTEKFGRRSGNMKMASLATYFGLGQQKHRSLDDVRMNLEVLKHCATVLFLESSLPNVLNGKWQGSPTIMTISRTNGKLQYREEASQKSPQISSIGYQKSVPYTRGSLRKVTERV
- the LOC115978397 gene encoding protein NEN4-like isoform X1, yielding MVMTLNLHKSLKRKRQVIPIRDFEMEAYNSGKEGMIEIVFFDLETNVPNRAGQRFWVLEFGAIVVCPQKLVELESYSTLIRPKDLSVVSLKSSRCDGITRAAVANAPSFEQVADKIFSILNGRVWAGHNIQRFDCIRIKEAFADIGRPAPEPVGMIDSLGVLTEKFGRRSGNMKMASLATYFGLGQQKHRSLDDVRMNLEVLKHCATVLFLESSLPNVLNGKWQGSPTIMTISRTNGKLQYREEASQKSPQISSIGYQKSVPYTRGSLRKMIKACMSIRLCFLFETTEFT